Below is a genomic region from Miscanthus floridulus cultivar M001 chromosome 1, ASM1932011v1, whole genome shotgun sequence.
GATCCAGCACACTCCCTCCTCTTCTCATCCACCGGTGGCCCcctctcgctccttctcctccacCGGGCTCCTCTTCTCCACTAGTGAGGCTGCCGACGAAGGCGGGCGAGGCTGTCGGTGCTTGGAGAGGCTTCCGCGCCAAGCGCTAAGCGAGGCTCCTGCGCTAAGCGAGGCCACCGGCGAGAGCGGACGTGACTCCCATGTCGTCGAGTGATGCCCCACGCTGGATGTAGATCTAGATGGATTAGGATtgatagaagagaggagagagaacaTATAGGGGTATAAAGGTCTTTTTCCTTACTCCTTGGTTAACGTGTTGAGTGCTAAAACGTTATTTTtattgggatggagggagtattcttTTGTGGACCGAGGGAGTACATCACACAATCCAATGAAATGACCTTGTATCAGGGCTGAGTGTTGACTTTGCTTATAGCTGACTACTACTGCCTGTTGTAATCTGGAATAAGATATGGTCAGAGCACACAACAACagtggccttgtttagtttctcccaAAAAATTTACACCATATCCCATCAAATGTTTGAActcatacatggagtattaaatatagactaaaaaataactaacagCATAGATTGCGACAACTTTGCGaggcgaatcttttaagcctaattagtccataattttataataaagtgctacagtaacacatgtgctaatgattggttaattaggcttaataaattcgtcttacggtttactgacggattctataatttgttttttattagtatctgaatacCCATACTATACCTCTATATAATACCCGATGTGATACCTTAAAACTTTATTCGAACCAAAGAAGGCTAGAATCATTTTGTCAGCTGGGCTGGGCCTCCATTCATACGTGCATAGTATCTGCAGGCTGCAACCTCCGTGCATGCATCAAGTAGACAGGCTACCAGAAACACGTAGTGCGAGAACAGGGAGACTGGCAGAAAATTAAGAATATGGCTGgaaaggaaaagaagagaaaagTCCGTAACCAATAATACTGCAAGCTAGCATCCAATATTCCAATGTCATGCTTGCTTTTGCAATCCTTTATTTCTTAACGAtgattattatattactattctACTCACGTCTCGTTTAGTTTCTCcctctaaaatttagtccatatcacattggatgatgttgacacgtgcatagagtattaaatatagactaaaaaataactaattgcacagattgcgaccaatttatgagatgaattttttaagtctaattagttaatgatttgacaatgtgatactaccataaacatgtgctaatgatgaattaattagacttaataaattcgtctcgtggattactgatgacttctgtaatttattttattagtaCTATTCAAACACTTGATGTGACATCCCTGTGACCCCTCTAAACTCTACTCACGGATTTAAACACCAGTACCGAGTAACTATCTCTACGCAGTGCAGCTGCCTTCCTAATAagagtgtgtgtgtatgtgtgtgtgtgtgtatatatatatatatatatatatatatatatatatatatatatagacacacacacgtgTCACTGTCTCAAGGGAAAGAACATTATTTCTCCACAGCGACTATTCATCGAACCACAGGTGACAACAAGTCGATGCCTGCTCTGCAAGTCTCCTCGATAAACAAGTGGCCGGGGCCGATGCATATGTTATTACGCAAGCGAACTCTCACATGCATGTCAGTGTCTTAGTTTATGAGAAAAATCAAAGAAAAAAACTTTTTAAAGCACGCTGTGGGTGTTTGGAATAACCCGACAAACCTTACCCACCAGTAGACTGTAGATGCCTATATGGCCGTCGAGTGGCGGCGATCTTCTTGAGTATCCTAACCAGAATTTTAAACCCTCACATGTCAGCGTCCTAAGTTTATGAGAAAAATCAAAGAATTTTTAAAGCACGCTGTGGATGTTGCCATAACCCGACAAGCCTTACCCAGCAGTAGATGACCGTCGAATGGCATTTAAAATTGTTCTTGAGTATCCTGCCACAGAATTTTAAACTGATATACTGCATCTCCACAAAACGTTCTTATACCTTGACTCTTCACATGTTAATATGCACTAATCTGCCACATCACTCGGTGACGGAGCTCTTGGTAGGGCTACATATGACGGACGCCCTACTTCAAATTTGCTGTGCTATATTTTACTCTGGCTCCGTTATATGTTTTTTTCTCAATGTCTATGCCATTGAGAAAGGCCATTAGGAGGAAGAACATAAGGTGGGGACATGTCATTTAGCGCCTACATGGTCTGATCATTAGGAGGAAGAACATAAGCGCCTTATGCTTCATCGCAACCAGTGTGGTTTATATTAGGCCCGTTTGGATGACAGAAACATTTCGGATTCTCAGGTGAATCACCAGAATCCCTGCCAAACATCTTTTTCAGTGAAATGAATCTCCGCGAAACACCTAGAAACGTTTCTCTGTTTTGAACTAGGAATAAGAATCACCCAAATAGGTGTTTCACAGTGATTCTAGTTCATTTCAAGGAGAATCTGGATCAATAGCCAAACGATTCACCGATTCTTACCAAGTGATTCCTATTTCAATAGAGAAACGTTTCCGGAGAGAATCTGGATCTGAAGCGTTTTTAGGAGAATCTAGATCCATACCAACCAAGGTTATTATAAGGTTGTGGCGGAGGTAGATGGATCCAATGGTTGACACTTCATGCATGTACTCTAGGTAGGTGCGTCCAAAAATGGTTTGAACCGATGCAAAGACTCAAATATCCTGTAATTCATGTTAGACCACTGTCGGGTCATAGGCAAACTGGCAGTCTGTTCACACAAATCTGCACCCACACCCAAAGGTCTAGCATTCCCGGATCACACAAGGCTTGCTTGGACCACTCAAGGAACAAATTGTAGCAAAGCAGGGAAAACCGGCTTCAGCAGACTCGCTACAATAAAAAAAACCTAGGAACGACTCCTAGGAAGGATCCCATCATGGAGACACTCCTGGGGTTGTTCTATGTCAGCAAGGCACGAGCGCCCACAAACGTCGTCGAGAAGCGGTGGAACAACATATATGGAGGCTAGACGAGTTAGGGTTTTTGCAAAAGATAAAATAGAAGATTGGTTGTGCTTCTGATGGATTGTGTAAGAAACATAGACCCTAGCAAAGTTTTAGTGATTTGGTGGTCGATTGGTAACATAACTATTTTGACTAACAATGTTTGCTAGTATACAAGGTACATTAATCCTTAGGATACAAATATAGACATGATCTAGTCTATGGTGAAGATCGAGGAATCAACACCACAAATGAAGATTAAAGAGGAGCATTGAAGACCCTAGAAAGACAAGCAATAAGCTCAATACATCATACAAGTGAAGCTCAaacaaatggatgtgaagaaacACCTCATAAAGGCACCGAAGAAGTCACCGAAGCTTTCAGGTAGGGCTAGTCCGAGCACGATTGGAAGCGGTGCACTACATACTTCTGGTGTGTGCACAAGAGAGTAGCGTCAGAGTTATGGTACTAGGGCGATTCACAAgggtggtcgaggagaagagagCACCAGAGCTCTTCAGTGATGCACCATAGATTGTTATGTGGTGTAGCAGTGAGGCCCTAATCAACTATACACAATGCACTGGAGAAACCACTAGAGATTAAGGCTTCAAGCGGTTAGCCAACGGCTAGCTGGCGTGGTAAGGCACCAGACTTCTCCAACGTGGTCACCGGAGAGTTCCGGTGCTCACTGTAAGTGCAACCTTGTTTGCAACGTCTAGTAGAGTGTGTTGGAGCTATATATACCCCATACCCGCCCATTTGGAATGTGTCAGAGCTTGGGGAATCTATAATTGAGTTGAGGCTAAAAAATTTGTGCTCTAGCCACAATATGCGCTAAAGAGAAGATTAGGCTATTACCAAAAAATGTTAGGTTTAGTGCTTATGCTAGTTAGAGTCCGCTTTAgaacttgctctaggtttaggtctagtgtttagtaaggtttgcatacctcctTGCGtgagtgcttgcacgcaccaaaAGTTGAACACACAGGACTTGGAATGTTACCAGATCACACTAACCGAGCTTGTGGTGTGGCCGCTGGCTGTGCATGGGGACAAGAGGCCCTTAGTGCTTTGGCCAAAAGCTCTCCATAGTGAAGACTGTGGGGGGTCATGCGATGACCCATTTGCGTATGGGGAAAGCCCGTGGACTATCCATAGAGTTACTCAACCGCGGAGTTTGGCCTTTGCGAGGGGCTTCAATGAGGATTAGTGGAAATCACGGGAGCTTTCTGATACCTCGGGAAAAATCATCATGTGGAAGTTTGCATTCTCTAACTCAATTATGTTTTCACAATTACTTTGCTTCTTTAGTATGTGCTTTGCCTTTCTAGTCTAGCTTGTAACATTAGTTGATAGGACTGAAACCTAGGATACAAAACTTCTTTTGCGTTAGAGATGACAACATTGAAAAAATATAGTGCACATCTAAATAGAAATTGTGTAGGCGTTATAAGTGGTTTTTAGGCAATGGTGAAGTCTAATTTTTATTTTAAGAAACTTCTAAAACTAGCTTAGGCAAACGAAACTGATTTTTCCATAATCAACCCAGGTTTGCCTGTTTTGATCAGTTTTGAGCGTCAACGTTTACTATGGCAGCGGCTCGGTCCTCTCCAGCGAAGAGGTTGGCGATGGTCACTCATAGCTATTTATGCGCGTGGATAGTTGTTTTGGTGTGTTGTCTCTGGTAgtaaagggtgtgtttggttgtgttGTCTAGCCAGCTGACCTTGCCTCGCTCGGCAAGGCCATGCTTACCTGCTGTGGTGAGCGGTTTCAACTCATTTGACGACCAAAATTATGAAAAGCGCAATAAATAATACTGCAAGCAAGCCATCTAAACGGTGTCTCGATGCCCACAAAAAAAAAGCAAGGTACAACCAGACATCTAAATGTGTGTCTCGATGCCCACCAAAGAAAGGTACAACAAGACATCCAAATGTGCCTTATATATCAAGGAACTTCATCTTTTGCGGTGAACTTCCTTGCTATcctcttcattccaaattataagcggTTGTaatcttttctagatacattatttttattATATACCTAAACATATAGTATATttaaatacatagcaaaaactatatatctagaaaaaacaacatgtcttataatttaaaatagagggaGTATGTTTTTTTAGCGTGGAGggagtattttatttttctacagGGATCCTCTAATAAAATGAGGGATGTAATGTAAATATTCTTTTTTGTTAACACAATCGTTCAACACACAAAGGATTTGCATTCTTACCTAGCTATCGACTTTTGAACGGAATTCGAATCGCGATTACTCATGTGATCATGTCCGTTTATAACTTTTGTTTGTTATTGAGAGCCTCTTTGGCAAGGCTCCTGCAGgggcttcagctccggctcctgcaggagctgtgccaaacgcATGTTTTGGAAAGGGCTCCGCATAGAGAGCCGatcaagagccggagccattttttatCTGCGCAGGAAAAGCCTAAAAAATgagcttcgcgcggctccttACCGTGGGTTCACGTTGTCTAGTGCGAAGGAgtcgttttgccaaacgtttttcagaacggcttcagctccttcAGAGAAGCTGCTCCTTTAGAGAAGCCAGAGCCGGAACCATTTTAAGAGACCAGAGTCCTGCCAAACTGGCGCTGAGTTTCCAGCTTGTGTACCCGGCCATCGTACCCGCACCTTCTCCGCGCTTCGCTGTCGAAAGCATTTAAACGTCTCGCTGTCCAACCTCACATTTCTCTCGCCCCCGCTCACACCCCCAAAGCAACAGATAGAGACAGCGGAGGTGGAAGACGAAGACGAGACAGCGGAGGTGGAAGACGAAGACGAGACAGCGGAGGTGGAAGACGAAGACGAAGGCCGCCGCCGCGCGTAGCGCACACGAGCAGACACCCTCACCCTCCCCGCCCACTCCATTGACCTGTTAATTAACTCTTCTTCACCCCTACCCAATCAACTCCCACCGGCCACCGCCCTTGTCAATATTTTCTCTTTCTCGGGGCGGATTCCGACGAGCTAGCGATCGCGCGCATATTCTTCCCCCGTCCCATGTGCAGGTGACCAGGTGAGCGATTGAACCAAGattgtgtttgtttgttttttgctCTTGGGAGGGAACTGGGAACGGGATTCGTTCGTTGGGGGTGGGTGCGGATGAGCAAGGGATCGCGGCGGGGTAGGGTAACGCCATTGACAGCGATTGCGTGGACGGTGAAGGTTGGTTGGGTGGTTGGagggggaagggaggggaggaccGGCTTGAAAAAATGTTTGCTGCCATGGCTGCCTAATCGACTCCGTCCCTGGCGTGACGACGTCGTTCCTCTCGTGTGTGTTGTCGGGCCTGCAAGCTCGCCGCCTACGAGATTTGGTGGGTGGTTTGGTCTCCACTGATTGGTGATCGATCTCGTTTTGAGCTGTTTGATCTTTGTTTTGGTTCGAAAACTTGGCTTTCTTGATCTTCTTATGATCCGCCTTTTGGCCTTCCTTTTCAAATTTCGTTCCCATTTTGGGTTCATCTTTTGCTTTTTCAACTTGACATATAGTATTAGTAAGGAGTAGAAGCGCTTTTGCGATTCATCGAATATTTATCAATGTTCTTGCCTGTCGCCATTGGTGCCGTTGGAGCAGagtgaaaaaagaaagaaaagctcTCCCACTTACTTTGTGTGTGTCCACGCCCACGATGGATGCTTTTGCAGAGCAGGCGCGGCGTCTCCGAGCATCAGAAGCGCCATGCACTGCTTCCGGTTGGCGAGCtgggagcgggaggccgaggagcggcgcggggcggcggcggcgacgacgacgacgacggggcgGTCGCTTTCCGCGCGGTCCAACAGCAGCCCCACCGTCACGTCGACGGACCGCGACGTGCGGCGGTCGGCGTCCGAGTGCTCCCTGAACGCGTCGGAGCTCAGCAGTGCGGGCTCCCTGGGCCGGTGCCGGCAGCTGTCGCTGTCGTCGCAGCGGCTGCCCAACGCGCTGCGCATCTTCACCTTCCAGGAGCTCAAGTCGGCCACCCGCGGGTTCAGCCGCGCGCTCATGCTCGGAGAGGGCGGCTTCGGCTGCGTCTACCGGGGCACCATCCGGAGCGCGCTGGAGCCGCGCAGGAGCCTGGACGTCGCCATCAAGCAGCTCGGCCGCAAGGGCCTGCAGGGACACAAGGAGTGGATGACGGAGGTGAACGTGCTCGGGGTGGTGGACCACGCCAACCTGGTCAAGCTCATCGGCTACTGCGCCGAGGACGACGAGAGGGGGATGCAGCTGCTGCTCGTCTACGAGTTCATGCCCAACGGCAGCCTGGCGGACCATCTCTCCTCCAGGTCGCCGCGCCCGGCGTCGTGGGCGATGAGGCTCAGGGTGGCGCTTGACACAGCTCGAGGGTTGAAGTATCTCCATGAAGAATCCGAAGTCAAGGTACGCTTCATTCACCTCGAATCTCTGACGTTCTTCGGACTGCATCAGCTGCTACATTTCCCCTGTTTTCACGCTATGCCATTCAGAAGAAACGTTGCATTGTTTAGCTTTAAATTTCTGTTTTCAGATAATATTTCGCGACCTGAAGCCTTCGAACATTCTTCTCGACGACAACTGGAACGCCAAACTGTCAGATTTTGGCTTGGCGAGATTAGGACCTCAAGAAGGATGCCATGTCTCCACAGTGGTACGCATCAAACAATCTTCTTCGCACAATGTACAGAATTTGACGAGGCACTGCTCTTAGTAGCTTCTGGCACATTGATCTCAAAGACAGCTTCTCACGTTCCTCCTGGTACCTGGAACCAAGTAGCCAACCCAAGACCGGTTAGAACACAGAATCATTCTACCAGTCTGATCCGGTCAAGCAATTGGTGCACGTGCTCGAAAAACTTTCAAATATTGGTGGCCTCGTGCCCGTGGAAACAAGGGGCTGACGGCTGACCATGTTTACTACTAGTACTATCTTCTACGCAAGCAAATAAAAGTAGAGAAGTAGCACAAATGCAGCCAGGCACTTTCGGTTATTTCGCACGCTACTTGCCTAAAGCCACCTGACCTAACCTTTCTGGTCAGTTACAACCAGCTAGCTTTCTGGGAGCTTTCCAGTTCTCAACACTTTACCACATTGATTCTAAAATTCTGCATCAATCAATAGTAGTATATATATGTCCAAACATAAATTTTATAACCCATGGATTGGATATCAACCTCTGTTTAAAGCTCCCAGTTATTAAAATTCTGGTATCGTATATCAAACAGGTGGTGGGAACAATTGGATACGCAGCTCCTGAATACATCCACACAGGACGCCTCAGCACCAAGAATGACATATGGAGTTTCGGCGTCGTGCTCCTTGAGCTCCTTACAGGCCGGCGACCTCTGGACCGGAACAGGCCAAGAGGTGAGCAAAATCTCGTGGACTGGATGAAGCCCTACTCTTCCGGCGCCAAGAAGCTTGAGACTGTAATTGATCCAAGGCTTCAAGGGAACTACAGCATAAAATCAGCTGCCCAGCTTGCGTCGGTGGCAAATAAGTGCCTGGTGCGCCATGCCAGGTACCGTCCCAAGATGAGCGAGGTGCTGGAGATGGTGCAGAAGATCGTTGAGAGCAGCGAAATTGGAACACCGGAGCATCCCCTGATCAGCAGTTCAAAGGAATTAGTGAGTGACGAAAAGAAACGGAAAGGCCTTGACTTGAAAAGAAGGATCGCAGATATTAAAGCCAGGGAGGGGAGATGTTTTGCATGGCAAAGGTGGACGCCTAAGCTTGTGAGAACACAATGATTCAGATCATCTTGCATAGTTAGTAGCAAAAGCAGCAAGTGACTTAAAAGGTCACCTGGAGTTTTCTTTTGGCAAACAAGTCACAGAGCATGACAATTGTAAACAAACGGTTTGGTGCAGCCCATGGAGGCCATCACAAAATAATGGATAGGTTCACATTTTCTGGGATCACAAATAGGCTGATAGGCAGTCTTCTCCACAAACCTGGAGGTTCCATGTTTTTCATTAAGCTCAAGCAGTCATTTTTTTTCGTGTAGAAGGCTTATTGTACAGTTTACTTGGTTTTGCGGAGTGACATTTGAGATGCATGATGTGCCAAATAAGAGTATTCTTGTAGTGCCATTGCTGCCCAAGTTTACAGGTGTTG
It encodes:
- the LOC136488158 gene encoding serine/threonine-protein kinase PCRK1-like — its product is MHCFRLASWEREAEERRGAAAATTTTTGRSLSARSNSSPTVTSTDRDVRRSASECSLNASELSSAGSLGRCRQLSLSSQRLPNALRIFTFQELKSATRGFSRALMLGEGGFGCVYRGTIRSALEPRRSLDVAIKQLGRKGLQGHKEWMTEVNVLGVVDHANLVKLIGYCAEDDERGMQLLLVYEFMPNGSLADHLSSRSPRPASWAMRLRVALDTARGLKYLHEESEVKIIFRDLKPSNILLDDNWNAKLSDFGLARLGPQEGCHVSTVVVGTIGYAAPEYIHTGRLSTKNDIWSFGVVLLELLTGRRPLDRNRPRGEQNLVDWMKPYSSGAKKLETVIDPRLQGNYSIKSAAQLASVANKCLVRHARYRPKMSEVLEMVQKIVESSEIGTPEHPLISSSKELVSDEKKRKGLDLKRRIADIKAREGRCFAWQRWTPKLVRTQ